The DNA region TCGCTCAACGATACGCTGACCAACAACGGCGACTATCCGAAGGAATACCAGGCGCTGTACCACAGCAATTTCAGCACACCGTTCCTGGAACAAGGCGCGCGCTTCGAGGCGCCGGTCAAGCAGGTGTCGCCGTTCAACGAGAACGCCAAGGGTGATCTGGGCGATTGGCAGACCTACCGCGCACCGACCCCGGATTACGACGAGACGGTCTACAACGTCGTGCCGTATGGCGATGCCAAGGGTGACACGCTGACCGTGCTGCACAACAAGGCCGGCAGTCTGGGTGTGTCCGTCGGTTTCAATACAAAACAGTTGCCAGTGTTCTCGCTGTGGAAAAACACTGACACCAAAGGCCAGGGCTACGTGACCGGGCTGGAGCCAGGCACCAGTTTCTCCTACAACCGCCGCTTCCAGCGCCCGCTGAATCTGGTGCCGACCATTGCGCCGAAAGAGCAGCGTCAGTTCCAGATCAGCTACAGCCTGCTGGCCGATAAAGGTGCAGTCGACAAGGCACTTGGGCAGATCAAGACGATTCAGGACGGGCGCGAGACCGAAGTCCGCAAGGAACCGCTGGTGGACCTGACCAAAGAGCAATAAGGGTTACCTGAGGCTTTTCAGCAACGCTTCTGAAGCAAGGCCGGATTTCGACGCAAGCCATTACGTCGAAATCCGGCCTTGATTCGTTGAGGCTGAAAAATTTACCCAACACTTGCGACTCTCGCCTGTCTACACCCTCTCAACCCTTCAAAGACGAGCATGAATATGAAAATCCTGATGGTTTTGACTTCCCATGACCAACTGGGCGATACCGGCAAGAAAACCGGTTTCTGGCTCGAAGAGTTTGCTGCACCGTACTACGTGTTCAAGGATGCCGGTGCCGAGGTCACGCTGGTTTCGCCTGCTGGCGGTCAACCACCGCTTGACCCGAAAAGTGATGAGCCTGACGCACAGACACCTGAGACCGAGCGTTTCGCCAAAGACGCCGATGCCAAGAAAGTGCTGGCCACTACCGGCCGTCTGGCTGACGTCAACGCCGCCGATTTCGATGCCGTGTTCTATCCAGGCGGCCACGGCCCGCTGTGGGACCTGGCCGAAGACAAGCACTCGATTGCCCTGATAGAAGCTTTCGCGGCGGCAGACAAGCCACACGGTCTGGTGTGCCATGCACCCGGCGTGCTGCGTAAAGTCAAAGCACAGAATGGCGAGCCACTGGTCAAAGGTCGCCGTGTCACTGGCTTCACCAACAGCGAAGAAGAAGCCGTCGGCCTGACCGACGTCGTACCTTTTCTGGTGGAAGACGCACTCAAGGAACTGGGAGGCGATTACTCCAAGGGTGATGACTGGAGCGTTTACGTGCTGACCGACGGCAAGCTGGTCACCGGGCAAAACCCGGCCAGCTCTGCCCAGGCAGCCAAAGACGTGCTGACCTTGCTTGGCTGATGCGGTTTGCGTGGTTCGGTGCCTGACAACACCGCACCGGACCGCGCGTCATATAAATCGAATCTTGCTGATCCGCCACAGCCCAATATCCAGATAGCCCGTCCATCTGGAGAACAGTCATGAAAGATGAATCCCAACGCGAAGACCTCGATCACAAACCGGAAAACGCCGGCAAAGTGGGCGAGAAGAACAAAGCGCTCAATCAGCAAGGTGAACAGGCGCGACCTGCAACCTCCCCCGACCCGCAGAAAGACAAGTCCTGACAGGCTCGAAAAACGGCGCTCAGCGCATTGGCACGAGGGTCAGTCAGAATGTGTACAGCGGCGAGCGCCTGGCACGACTCAGAGCAGACCGCGCTCTGCACACACCTTGACGATCTGCTCACGCAGCCAGGCGCTGGCCTCTTCCTGGTCAGCCTGCCCGCTCCAGACCATGTCCAGACTGAAACCCGGCAAGTCCGGCGGCAGCTCGAAAACCGAAATCCAAGGCTCATTGCCCAGCAGCGTCTGGATACGTCGTGGCAGCACAAGCATGAAATCAGTGCCTTCCAGCAGCTGCAACGCCGCGCGGTAGCTATCGGCGCGAGCGACGATTTGCCGCTCCAGCCCCTGGCGATGCAACCAGCCCTCGACCATGTTGCTGTCGGATATCCACGGCCTTGGGTACACATGGCGTCGCTCGACGAAGGTTGCCGTGTCGATCAACGCACTCTGGGGCGCGAACCGAGTGTCCATCACGCAGACCAGGTCGTCTTCCAGCAGGACTTGCGAAAACAGGCTTTCAGGCATGTGGTGAAAACCTGGCCCCAGACACAGGACAAGATCGATGCGGCCATCGTTGAGCTGCTCGACTGGCAGTTGCCTGTCCAGTTTCTGCACATTGACTGTCACTGCGAAACCTGCCGCAATGAAGTCGCGCATCAGGTGAGGTAATACCAGCAGCTCGAAATACTCGGGCGCACAGACGTTGAAAGTGGTTGGCCTGCGCGTGGGGTCGAACAGCTTCAGGCCGTCATGGCATAGATTGACGGTCTGCAGGATCAGCTGCACATGATCGTGCATGGCCAACGCCTTGCGGGTCGGGCGCATGCCGTTGCGGGTACTGATGAACAGGTCATCTTCGAAATTGGCGCGCAGCTTTTTCAGGCAGTAACTGACCGTCGACTGGCTGACATGCAACGCATCTGCGACCAGGGTCAGATTGCGTTGTTCATACACCGAGACAAAGACCATCAGGTCCTGCATGTCCAGCTTTCTCAAGGCATTACTGTTGAGCATCGAGGCATCTCGCGGGTGCTGCGACCGGACGATCAGATCTGCGTGAGCAAGATAGCATCAAAATGCAATCAGGCAGCCCTCTTCGCTGGCTATTTCAGGCATTCTGGCGGCGTTCGCTGCAAGACCTGACCTTGTCTGCACGCTTTGCATCGGGCTCAATGGCCTCATCGACACCCAGCCACCAGGTCATGCCGCGACACGGGAATTGCACATAGAACGGCTGCCCCATCATCGGCGTGGTGATCGACACGTTCTGCTCCCAGGCCAGTGCCAGAATCCGGTCGAACGGCTCGTGCCAGGCATGCATCGCCAGGTCGAACGTACCGTTGTGGATCGGCAACAGCCAGCGGCCGCGCAGGTCCAGGTGCGCCTGCAAGGTTTGCTCGGGCTGCATGTGTACCTGCGGCCATTCGACGTTGTAGGCGCCGGTCTCCATCAGGGTCAGATCGAACGGTCCGTATTGCTCGCCAATGGTCTTGAAACCGTCGAAATAACCGGTGTCACCACTGAAAAAGATACGCTGGTCAGCATCGACAATCACCCAGGACGCCCACAAGGTGCGGTTACTGTCGAGCAACGTGCGACCGGAAAAATGCTGGGATGGCGTGGCGACAAACTCGATGCCTTCAACCACGGTGGACTGCCACCAGTCGAGTTGCCGGACCTTGTACGCAGGCACACCCCACTCGATCAGCGTGTCGCCCACGCCCAGCGGCGCCAGGAAGTGCTCGGTCTTGTCGGTCAGGGCCTTGATCGCCATGCGGTCCAGGTGGTCGTAATGGTTGTGCGAAAGAATCACCCCGGTAATCGGCGGCAGGTCTTCCAGGCTGATCGGCGGCTGGTGAAAGCGCTGCGGCCCCGCCCACTGCACGGGCGAAGCGCGCTCGGCAAATACCGGGTCGGTGATCCAGAAGCGGTCGCGCAGCTTCAGCAGCACCGTCGAATGCCCAAGGCGATACACCGTGTTATTCGGCGCCGCGAGCAATTGCTGGCGCGACAGCGGCTGCACCGGAATCTCGCCTGCCGGGCGCGTGTCCTTGGGTTTGTTGAAGGTCTGGTTCCAGAAGATACCGAGCGTGCGGAAAAAACCCAGCGGCTTTACAGGCGCATGATTGCGGTAGCGCCCCTCGTGCCGAGACAGGACAGGCAGTGCAGAGACATCCTTTTTCTGATGGATCGAGGCCATGGTTTGCTGACTCCTGAGGACAGGTTAAGGCTCCAGCCGTGCATACTTTGTACGTGAATCCCGTTGCAGGACGTCCGCTGAAAAATATGTAACAGTGTTTTACACTACACGGTGTAGTTTTAAGCTTGCATGATCCTCGGCGACAAGTAAACTGTCGAGTGTAACTTTCTCTAAACGCACGTTTGAAGCGAACCTATGACCGCACCCATGCGCCTTACCGATCAGAAACGCGAAGCCATTGTTCTGGCAGCCATTGCCGAATTCGGTGACCGTGGCTTCGAGATCACCAGTATGGACCGCATTGCGGCGCGGGCCGAGGTTTCGAAGCGGACGGTCTATAACCATTTCCCGAGCAAGGAAGAGCTGTTCGCGGAAATGCTCCAGCGCCTGTGGAGCTGCGCCCCGCCGCAATCGGAAGTGATCTATCACGCAGACGCCAGCCTGCGCGAGCAATTGCGGGACTTGCTGTGGGGCAAGATGCGTAACCTCACCAACAGCAGTTTCGTTGATCTGGCACGGGTCGTGGTCGGTGCCACCATCCATTCGCCCGAGCGCGCGCAGGTGTGGATGGCCCGCATCAATGAACGCGAAGAAACCTTCAGCGCCTGGATTCGCGCCGCGCAGAAGGACAGTCGTCTGAAGCCTGTCGATCCCGGCTTTGCCGCGACGCAGATGCACGCGCTGCTCAAGTCATTCGCATTCTGGCCACAGGTCACGTTCAACGCACCATTGCTTACCCCCGAAGAGCAAAGCAACGTTGTCGAGTCGGCCCTGAACATGTTCCTCGGCTGGTATGAAGTCACTCGTTGACTCGGCAGATGCGCTCGTTCAACCCAGCACTGTGCCTCGGCACTCGCCAAAACCTATGGACACCTGCCCTTCTCGATGACAACGGGCACGCAGGATCACTTCGTCACCACTTTGCAGAAACGTTCGCTGCTCACCGCCTGGCAACGTAAGCACCTGTTTGCCACCTTCGGTCATCTCCAGCAGGCTGCCGAACTGACCCGGTTGCGGGCCGGACAAGGTGCCGGTGCCCAGCAGATCACCCGGTTGCAGCTTGCAACCGTTGACGCTGTGATGCGCAACCATCTGCGCGACGGTCCAGTACATGTGCAGTGAATTGCTCAGCCCCAATCGATGTGGCACCTGCCCCTGAGCTTTCATCTGCTCAGTGAGCAGCAAGACCTCCAGCTCGATATCCAGCGCACCATTCTGCTGATCGTTCTGATCCAGCAGATACGCCAGCGGCTGCGGATCACCTTCAGGTCGCGGCGGCTGGGGGCTGCGAAACGGTTCGAGGGCTTCGGCGGTCACCACCCAGGGCGAAATAGTGGTCGCAAAGCTCTTGGACAGAAACGGCCCCAACGGCTGGTATTCCCAGGCTTGTATGTCGCGTGCCGACCAGTCGTTGAGCAGGCAGAACCCGGCGATATGCTCGGCGGCGCGATCAATGCCGATGGCGTCGCCTTGCGTATTGCCAGGGCCAATCCAGACGCCC from Pseudomonas syringae includes:
- a CDS encoding MBL fold metallo-hydrolase, encoding MASIHQKKDVSALPVLSRHEGRYRNHAPVKPLGFFRTLGIFWNQTFNKPKDTRPAGEIPVQPLSRQQLLAAPNNTVYRLGHSTVLLKLRDRFWITDPVFAERASPVQWAGPQRFHQPPISLEDLPPITGVILSHNHYDHLDRMAIKALTDKTEHFLAPLGVGDTLIEWGVPAYKVRQLDWWQSTVVEGIEFVATPSQHFSGRTLLDSNRTLWASWVIVDADQRIFFSGDTGYFDGFKTIGEQYGPFDLTLMETGAYNVEWPQVHMQPEQTLQAHLDLRGRWLLPIHNGTFDLAMHAWHEPFDRILALAWEQNVSITTPMMGQPFYVQFPCRGMTWWLGVDEAIEPDAKRADKVRSCSERRQNA
- a CDS encoding type 1 glutamine amidotransferase domain-containing protein; this encodes MKILMVLTSHDQLGDTGKKTGFWLEEFAAPYYVFKDAGAEVTLVSPAGGQPPLDPKSDEPDAQTPETERFAKDADAKKVLATTGRLADVNAADFDAVFYPGGHGPLWDLAEDKHSIALIEAFAAADKPHGLVCHAPGVLRKVKAQNGEPLVKGRRVTGFTNSEEEAVGLTDVVPFLVEDALKELGGDYSKGDDWSVYVLTDGKLVTGQNPASSAQAAKDVLTLLG
- a CDS encoding TetR/AcrR family transcriptional regulator, giving the protein MTAPMRLTDQKREAIVLAAIAEFGDRGFEITSMDRIAARAEVSKRTVYNHFPSKEELFAEMLQRLWSCAPPQSEVIYHADASLREQLRDLLWGKMRNLTNSSFVDLARVVVGATIHSPERAQVWMARINEREETFSAWIRAAQKDSRLKPVDPGFAATQMHALLKSFAFWPQVTFNAPLLTPEEQSNVVESALNMFLGWYEVTR
- the fahA gene encoding fumarylacetoacetase, with the translated sequence MNSASNRRSWVASANGHADFPLQNLPLGVFSHKGSEPCGGVAIGDLIVDLRAALRGGFFHGPAAHAADVASRDQLNDFFALGAATRRILRSALLQLLDEDSPQRAALQAVSNVLLPMNECTLHMPARVGDYTDFYVGIHHALNVGKLFRPDNPLLPNYKFVPVGYHGRASTLCASGTPIKRPNGQTLAPGQQVPEFGPCKRLDYELELGVWIGPGNTQGDAIGIDRAAEHIAGFCLLNDWSARDIQAWEYQPLGPFLSKSFATTISPWVVTAEALEPFRSPQPPRPEGDPQPLAYLLDQNDQQNGALDIELEVLLLTEQMKAQGQVPHRLGLSNSLHMYWTVAQMVAHHSVNGCKLQPGDLLGTGTLSGPQPGQFGSLLEMTEGGKQVLTLPGGEQRTFLQSGDEVILRARCHREGQVSIGFGECRGTVLG
- a CDS encoding LysR family transcriptional regulator, whose translation is MLNSNALRKLDMQDLMVFVSVYEQRNLTLVADALHVSQSTVSYCLKKLRANFEDDLFISTRNGMRPTRKALAMHDHVQLILQTVNLCHDGLKLFDPTRRPTTFNVCAPEYFELLVLPHLMRDFIAAGFAVTVNVQKLDRQLPVEQLNDGRIDLVLCLGPGFHHMPESLFSQVLLEDDLVCVMDTRFAPQSALIDTATFVERRHVYPRPWISDSNMVEGWLHRQGLERQIVARADSYRAALQLLEGTDFMLVLPRRIQTLLGNEPWISVFELPPDLPGFSLDMVWSGQADQEEASAWLREQIVKVCAERGLL